One window from the genome of Roseisolibacter agri encodes:
- the fdhD gene encoding formate dehydrogenase accessory sulfurtransferase FdhD, with translation MRVADAGAAPGVARHEVRRVEGAREARADDDLLAVEEPLLIELAHDRDGGRVTDSVAVTMRTPGHDVELALGFLWAEGILADADELLRAPEALDANTVRVTLRTGVPVDLRRLERHFHTTSSCGVCGKTSLEALAAARPIALPAAHPIVDATTIHALPDALRAAQDVFASTGGLHAAALFTPDGRLRCVREDVGRHNAVDKLVGRLLLDGALPMHDGVLLVSGRASFELVHKALAAGIPVLAAVGAPSSLAVETARAYDATLVGFVRQQRFNVYAGAARIRTE, from the coding sequence ATGCGCGTGGCGGATGCCGGCGCGGCGCCCGGCGTCGCGCGACACGAGGTGCGGCGGGTCGAGGGCGCGCGCGAGGCGCGGGCGGACGACGACCTGCTCGCGGTCGAGGAGCCGCTCCTGATCGAGCTGGCGCACGACCGCGACGGCGGGCGCGTCACCGACAGCGTCGCCGTCACCATGCGCACGCCCGGCCACGACGTCGAGCTCGCGCTCGGCTTCCTCTGGGCCGAAGGGATCCTCGCGGACGCCGACGAGCTGCTGCGCGCGCCCGAGGCCCTCGACGCCAACACCGTGCGCGTCACGCTGCGCACCGGCGTACCGGTCGACCTGCGGCGGCTGGAACGCCACTTCCACACGACCTCCAGCTGCGGCGTGTGCGGCAAGACGTCGCTGGAGGCGCTCGCGGCCGCTCGACCGATCGCGCTCCCGGCCGCGCATCCCATCGTGGACGCGACGACGATCCACGCGCTGCCGGACGCGCTGCGCGCCGCACAGGACGTCTTCGCGAGCACGGGTGGGCTGCACGCCGCCGCGCTGTTCACGCCGGATGGGCGGCTGCGGTGCGTGCGCGAGGACGTCGGGCGCCACAACGCGGTCGACAAGCTGGTGGGTCGGCTGCTCCTCGACGGCGCGCTGCCGATGCACGACGGCGTGCTGCTGGTGAGCGGGCGCGCGAGCTTCGAGCTGGTGCACAAGGCGCTCGCCGCCGGCATCCCCGTCCTCGCCGCGGTCGGCGCGCCGTCGAGCCTCGCGGTCGAGACGGCGCGCGCGTACGACGCGACGCTCGTCGGCTTCGTGCGCCAGCAGCGCTTCAACGTCTACGCGGGTGCGGCGCGCATCCGCACGGAGTGA
- a CDS encoding beta-ribofuranosylaminobenzene 5'-phosphate synthase family protein, with product MTRATRDRAVLVEAAARLHFGVLDLRGALGRRFGGIGASAPLPTLLVSTELTDGGTVDAVGEDATRALDAARTFLRHHGIARGAHVRVHRALPMHAGLGSGTQLALAVARGLAELHGLDTAAPALARALGRGRHSAIGTMLFDAGGLVLEGGRRVDRDDPAPFLARLAIPTEWRCVVALPSVPRAGGTIEELPADLPPAREVERVAHLVLMSLLPALAEGDLATFGGTLTEIQQLTGRWLAAAPHGATAADASNDLVPAMLDWGAAGAGQSARGPTVFGVVGGAEAGAALAARVRDAIGPDGMVWEGPFRNVGAREWSAPAAAPVAATAVAATG from the coding sequence ATGACCCGCGCGACCCGCGACCGCGCCGTCCTCGTCGAGGCGGCGGCCCGGCTCCACTTCGGCGTGCTCGACCTGCGCGGCGCGCTCGGGCGCCGCTTCGGCGGGATCGGCGCCTCCGCGCCGCTGCCGACGCTGCTCGTGTCGACGGAGCTCACCGACGGCGGCACCGTCGACGCCGTGGGCGAGGACGCGACGCGCGCGCTGGACGCCGCGCGCACCTTCCTCCGTCACCACGGCATCGCGCGCGGCGCGCACGTCCGGGTGCACCGGGCGCTGCCGATGCACGCCGGGCTGGGGTCGGGGACGCAGCTCGCGCTCGCGGTGGCGCGCGGGCTGGCGGAGCTGCACGGTCTCGACACCGCCGCGCCCGCGCTCGCCCGCGCGCTGGGCCGGGGGCGCCATTCGGCCATCGGCACGATGCTGTTCGACGCCGGTGGACTGGTGCTGGAGGGTGGCCGGCGCGTGGACCGCGACGATCCCGCGCCCTTCCTCGCGCGGCTCGCGATCCCGACGGAGTGGCGCTGCGTCGTCGCGCTGCCGTCGGTGCCGCGCGCGGGTGGCACGATCGAGGAGCTGCCCGCCGACCTCCCGCCCGCGCGCGAGGTGGAGCGCGTCGCGCACCTGGTGCTGATGTCGCTGCTGCCCGCGCTGGCGGAGGGCGACCTGGCGACGTTCGGCGGCACGCTGACGGAGATCCAGCAGCTCACCGGCCGCTGGCTGGCCGCGGCGCCGCACGGCGCGACCGCGGCCGACGCGAGCAACGACCTCGTGCCGGCGATGCTCGACTGGGGCGCCGCCGGGGCGGGGCAGAGCGCGCGCGGCCCGACCGTCTTCGGCGTCGTGGGCGGCGCGGAGGCCGGCGCCGCGCTGGCCGCGCGCGTGCGCGACGCGATCGGTCCGGACGGGATGGTGTGGGAGGGGCCGTTCCGGAACGTCGGCGCGCGCGAATGGAGCGCGCCCGCCGCCGCGCCCGTCGCCGCGACCGCGGTCGCGGCGACGGGCTGA
- a CDS encoding pyridoxal phosphate-dependent aminotransferase — MSSPVLVERPRSDTGLAPHLAQLSGEGALDVFRRATELERMGRRIVHLELGAPDVDAPPHVTEAAVRALREGDARYVAPVGLPALREAIAADVQSRGVAADADQVIVTPSAKTAVFYAMLATIAPGDEVLVPDPGFPIYPSVTRFAGGMPVGYGVDANDAPDVDDIEARVTPRTRVLVLNSPNNPTGGALDDAATARLAALVERHDLLVVTDDIYSRLVYEGGRAPTIAVHEGARERTLLIDGFSKTYAMTGYRLGYLVAPRRWVEPLTTLAINGHTCVPPFVQRAGIAALTGPQDIVPTQVAAYRARRDLLVAGLNALPGVRCPTPAGAFYVFPDFSALLARTGGTSRGLAHRLLEDHGLAAIDGRAFGARGEGRLRFSFASAQADLDAAIARVGDAVRALGG, encoded by the coding sequence ATGTCCAGCCCCGTCCTCGTCGAGCGCCCGCGCTCCGACACCGGCCTCGCGCCCCACCTCGCGCAGCTCTCCGGCGAGGGCGCGCTCGACGTCTTCCGCCGCGCCACGGAGCTCGAGCGCATGGGCCGGCGCATCGTGCACCTGGAGCTCGGCGCCCCTGACGTGGACGCGCCGCCGCACGTCACCGAGGCCGCGGTCCGCGCGCTGCGCGAGGGCGACGCGCGCTACGTCGCGCCGGTGGGGCTGCCCGCGCTCCGCGAGGCGATCGCCGCCGACGTGCAGTCGCGCGGCGTCGCGGCCGACGCCGACCAGGTGATCGTGACGCCGAGCGCGAAGACGGCGGTGTTCTACGCGATGCTGGCGACCATCGCGCCGGGCGACGAGGTGCTCGTGCCCGATCCCGGCTTCCCGATCTATCCGTCGGTGACGCGCTTCGCGGGCGGCATGCCGGTGGGCTACGGCGTCGACGCGAACGACGCGCCCGACGTGGACGACATCGAGGCGCGCGTCACGCCGCGCACGCGCGTCCTCGTGCTCAACTCGCCCAACAACCCCACCGGCGGCGCGCTCGACGACGCGGCGACCGCGCGGCTGGCGGCGCTGGTGGAGCGGCACGACCTGCTGGTGGTGACGGACGACATCTACTCGCGGCTCGTCTACGAGGGCGGCCGCGCGCCGACGATCGCCGTGCACGAGGGCGCACGCGAGCGCACGCTGCTGATCGACGGCTTCTCCAAGACGTACGCGATGACGGGCTACCGCCTGGGCTACCTCGTCGCGCCGCGCCGCTGGGTCGAGCCGCTGACGACGCTCGCCATCAACGGCCACACGTGCGTGCCGCCGTTCGTGCAGCGGGCCGGCATCGCGGCGCTCACCGGGCCGCAGGACATCGTGCCGACGCAGGTCGCCGCGTACCGCGCGCGGCGCGACCTGCTCGTCGCGGGGCTCAACGCGCTGCCCGGCGTGCGGTGCCCCACGCCGGCGGGCGCGTTCTACGTCTTCCCCGATTTCAGCGCGCTCCTCGCGCGGACCGGCGGCACGTCGCGCGGGCTGGCGCACCGGCTGCTCGAGGACCATGGCCTGGCGGCGATCGACGGGCGCGCGTTCGGCGCGCGCGGCGAGGGGCGGCTGCGCTTCTCGTTCGCGAGCGCGCAGGCCGACCTCGACGCCGCCATCGCGCGCGTGGGGGACGCCGTGCGCGCACTCGGCGGCTGA
- a CDS encoding SDR family oxidoreductase produces MDLGLTGKVALVAASSRGLGRAIAEELAAEGAHLVMCARGADALREAADAIRAAHPGVRVVDVAADLSEPADVGRVVAAGLREFGRIDVLVTNTGGPPAGPFESHSADAWRDAVRANLDSVVNLTRAVLPGMKERRWGRIVNVTSIAVKQPVDNLILSNSVRAAVTGFARTLANEVAPFGVTVNNVLPGYTRTQRVDQLAARNAQLRGTSADAEVAVWEQQIPMARLGEPREFAAMVAFLCSERASYTTGANVPVDGGWIRGLL; encoded by the coding sequence GTGGATCTCGGACTGACTGGGAAGGTCGCCCTCGTCGCGGCGTCGAGCCGCGGCCTTGGCCGCGCGATCGCCGAGGAGCTGGCGGCCGAGGGCGCGCACCTCGTGATGTGCGCGCGCGGCGCCGACGCGCTGCGCGAGGCCGCCGATGCGATCCGGGCCGCGCATCCGGGCGTGCGCGTCGTCGACGTCGCGGCCGACCTCAGCGAGCCCGCCGACGTCGGGCGCGTGGTCGCGGCCGGGCTGCGCGAATTCGGGCGCATCGACGTGCTGGTGACCAACACCGGCGGCCCGCCGGCGGGCCCCTTCGAGAGCCACTCGGCCGACGCCTGGCGCGACGCCGTGCGCGCGAACCTCGACAGCGTCGTCAACCTGACGCGCGCCGTGCTGCCCGGGATGAAGGAGCGGCGCTGGGGGCGCATCGTCAACGTGACGTCGATCGCCGTCAAGCAGCCCGTCGACAACCTGATCCTCTCCAACAGCGTGCGCGCCGCCGTCACGGGCTTCGCGCGCACGCTCGCCAACGAGGTCGCGCCGTTCGGGGTCACGGTGAACAACGTGCTGCCCGGCTACACGCGCACGCAGCGCGTCGACCAGCTGGCGGCGCGCAACGCCCAGCTGCGCGGCACGTCCGCGGACGCCGAGGTGGCCGTCTGGGAGCAGCAGATCCCGATGGCTCGGCTCGGCGAGCCGCGCGAGTTCGCGGCGATGGTCGCCTTCCTCTGCTCCGAGCGCGCCAGCTACACCACCGGCGCCAACGTCCCGGTCGACGGCGGCTGGATTCGCGGCCTGCTCTGA